The following are encoded in a window of Streptomyces sp. SAT1 genomic DNA:
- a CDS encoding MFS transporter, whose amino-acid sequence MTGTSSQPSPQDSVAGAGSEAGAGPGAGPGPGPGAVAGGVGAAGVPAGAVPAGAVPAGGALNAAASDGRGARPVWSRDFALFFVARAVARLGDTMLPVALAAGLLQHGYGAGAVGLAMASTAAAFAGLVVFGGVIADRFSTRKLMIGADLVRLGTQSLAAVLFYSGHVVLWEICVIGLANGVAGAVFQPGVASTVPRLAADIQGANGAIRIAESAAQLAGPAVAGVLVGFASPGGVFAAHAATYAVSALCLLLLRLPPLPPGSRPAAAAQGSGWGTFRADLVEGWREFRSRAWLWGVIAVWCLYMIAVWGPTVPLVATEVVQQHGPRAYGLINSALGAGTVVGGFLALRLRPRRMLRAGAVALFAFCCFPAAVGAGLGVEAMAAGAAVAGAGQAFWGVMWATSVQTQVPSEVLNRIHAYDVAGSLAMMPVGQALAGPAASALGAGHVLLVSAATSVVVPVVLLAVPAISGLVRADPPGPHIRRARPAKH is encoded by the coding sequence ATGACCGGGACGTCATCACAGCCGTCACCGCAGGACAGCGTCGCGGGTGCCGGGAGCGAGGCCGGAGCCGGACCTGGGGCCGGACCCGGACCCGGCCCCGGGGCCGTGGCCGGGGGTGTCGGTGCGGCCGGTGTGCCGGCCGGTGCCGTGCCGGCCGGTGCCGTGCCGGCCGGCGGCGCGCTGAACGCCGCCGCGTCGGACGGGCGCGGGGCGCGGCCGGTCTGGTCACGGGACTTCGCGCTGTTCTTCGTCGCGCGGGCCGTCGCCCGGCTGGGCGACACCATGCTGCCCGTGGCGCTCGCCGCCGGACTGCTGCAACACGGCTACGGCGCGGGCGCGGTGGGTCTCGCCATGGCCTCGACGGCCGCCGCCTTCGCCGGACTCGTGGTCTTCGGCGGCGTCATCGCCGACCGCTTCAGCACCCGCAAGCTGATGATCGGCGCGGATCTGGTGCGGCTCGGCACCCAGTCCCTCGCCGCGGTCCTCTTCTACTCGGGGCACGTGGTGCTCTGGGAGATCTGTGTCATCGGGCTCGCCAACGGCGTGGCGGGAGCCGTCTTCCAGCCGGGCGTCGCCAGTACGGTGCCCCGGCTCGCCGCCGACATCCAGGGCGCCAACGGCGCGATACGGATCGCCGAGTCCGCCGCCCAGCTCGCGGGCCCGGCCGTCGCCGGTGTCCTCGTGGGCTTCGCCTCGCCCGGCGGGGTCTTCGCCGCCCACGCCGCCACCTACGCGGTCAGCGCGCTGTGTCTGCTCCTGCTCAGGCTGCCTCCGCTCCCGCCCGGCAGCCGCCCGGCGGCGGCCGCACAGGGATCCGGCTGGGGCACCTTCCGGGCCGACCTGGTCGAGGGCTGGCGGGAGTTCCGCTCGCGCGCCTGGCTGTGGGGAGTCATCGCGGTCTGGTGTCTCTACATGATCGCCGTGTGGGGTCCGACCGTGCCGCTGGTGGCCACCGAGGTGGTCCAGCAGCACGGCCCGCGCGCCTACGGTCTGATCAACTCCGCCTTGGGCGCGGGCACCGTCGTCGGCGGCTTCCTCGCGCTGCGACTGCGCCCGCGCCGGATGCTGCGCGCCGGGGCGGTGGCCCTCTTCGCCTTCTGCTGCTTCCCGGCGGCGGTCGGCGCGGGCCTCGGCGTGGAAGCCATGGCCGCGGGGGCCGCGGTCGCCGGTGCGGGACAGGCGTTCTGGGGCGTGATGTGGGCGACCAGCGTCCAGACCCAGGTCCCCTCGGAGGTCCTCAACCGCATCCACGCCTACGACGTGGCGGGCTCCCTCGCCATGATGCCCGTGGGCCAGGCCCTCGCCGGACCCGCCGCCTCCGCCCTCGGCGCGGGCCATGTGCTGCTGGTGTCCGCGGCGACGAGCGTCGTCGTACCGGTCGTGCTGCTCGCCGTCCCCGCGATCAGCGGCCTCGTACGCGCCGACCCGCCCGGCCCCCACATACGCCGGGCGCGACCGGCGAAGCACTGA